In one window of Balaenoptera musculus isolate JJ_BM4_2016_0621 chromosome 10, mBalMus1.pri.v3, whole genome shotgun sequence DNA:
- the GALR3 gene encoding galanin receptor type 3: MADAQNVSLDSPGSMGAVAVPVVFALIFLLGTVGNGLVLAVLLQPGLSAWQEPGSTTDLFILNLAVADLCFILCCVPFQAAIYTLDAWLFGALVCKAVHLLIYLTMYASSFTLAAVSVDRYLAVRHPLRSRALRTPRNARAAVGLVWLLAAVFSAPYLSYYGTVRYGALELCVPAWEDARRRALDVATFAAGYLLPVAVVSLAYGRTLRFLWAAVGPAGAAAAEARRRATGRAGRAMLAVAALYALCWGPHHALILCFWYGRFAFSPATYACRLASHCLAYANSCLNPLVYALASRHFRARLRRLWPCGRRRPRARCPPGARRALRRVRPASPGPAGCLGDARPRGR, encoded by the exons ATGGCTGATGCCCAGAACGTTTCGCTAGACAGCCCAGGGAGTATGGGGGCTGTGGCAGTGCCCGTGGTCTTTGCCCTCATCTTCCTGCTGGGCACAGTGGGCAATGGGCTGGTGCTGGCAGTGCTGCTGCAGCCCGGCCTGAGTGCCTGGCAGGAGCCGGGCAGCACTACGGATCTGTTCATCCTCAACCTGGCAGTGGCCGATCTCTGCTTCATCCTGTGCTGCGTGCCTTTCCAGGCCGCCATCTACACGCTGGATGCCTGGCTTTTTGGGGCCCTCGTTTGTAAGGCTGTGCACCTGCTCATCTACCTCACCATGTATGCCAGCAGCTTCACGCTGGCGGCTGTCTCGGTGGACAG GTACCTGGCCGTACGGCACCCGCTGCGCTCGCGGGCCCTGCGCACGCCTCGCAACGCCCGCGCCGCCGTGGGTCTGGTCTGGCTGCTGGCGGCGGTCTTCTCGGCGCCCTACCTCAGCTACTACGGCACCGTGCGCTACGGCGCGCTCGAGCTCTGCGTGCCCGCCTGGGAGGACGCGCGCCGCCGCGCCCTCGACGTGGCCACCTTCGCCGCCGGCTACCTGCTGCCCGTGGCCGTGGTGAGCCTGGCCTACGGACGCACGCTGCGCTTCCTGTGGGCGGCCGTGGGTCCCGCGGGCGCGGCGGCGGCCGAGGCCCGGCGCAGAGCCACAGGCCGCGCGGGGCGCGCCATGCTGGCGGTGGCCGCGCTCTACGCCCTCTGCTGGGGCCCGCACCACGCGCTCATCCTCTGCTTCTGGTACGGCCGCTTCGCCTTCAGCCCGGCCACCTACGCCTGCCGCCTGGCTTCGCACTGCCTCGCCTACGCCAACTCCTGCCTCAACCCACTGGTCTACGCGCTCGCCTCGCGCCACTTCCGCGCGCGCCTCCGCCGCCTGTGGCCCtgcggccgccgccgcccccgcgcCCGCTGCCCCCCGGGCGCCCGCCGCGCCCTCCGTCGCGTCCGCCCGGCGTCCCCAGGCCCTGCCGGCTGCCTCGGGGACGCTAGGCCTCGGGGACGCTAG